From Alteribacter keqinensis, one genomic window encodes:
- a CDS encoding nitroreductase family protein translates to MSMTAHQQDLGLFQTINERHSVRNYDPEVKISEEEINEILEAATKAPSSWNLQHWKFLVIDDEKKKEELLPIAYNQQQVVDSSAVIAILGDLKANENAEEVYQGAVENGFMPEQVKDTLVGQINNAYEGDTPFPRDEAVLNASLASMNLMLAAKAKGYDTCPMGGFQRGKFVEQFNVPERYVPVMLLTVGKAAKPAHQSARFELDRVVVKNSF, encoded by the coding sequence ATGTCTATGACAGCACATCAGCAAGATCTGGGTCTTTTTCAAACCATAAATGAGCGTCACTCTGTACGAAACTACGATCCTGAAGTGAAAATCTCTGAGGAAGAGATTAACGAAATATTGGAAGCAGCAACAAAGGCTCCATCATCCTGGAACCTGCAGCACTGGAAGTTTCTCGTGATTGACGATGAGAAGAAAAAAGAAGAGCTCCTTCCGATTGCCTACAATCAGCAGCAGGTTGTGGACTCCTCAGCGGTGATTGCGATTCTTGGTGATCTTAAGGCAAACGAAAACGCAGAAGAGGTGTATCAGGGAGCCGTGGAGAACGGGTTCATGCCTGAACAGGTGAAGGATACCCTTGTGGGCCAGATCAACAATGCATACGAAGGGGATACGCCGTTTCCACGTGACGAGGCAGTTCTGAATGCGTCTCTTGCGTCCATGAATCTGATGCTCGCAGCGAAAGCAAAAGGCTACGACACGTGCCCAATGGGCGGCTTCCAGCGAGGGAAGTTCGTCGAGCAGTTTAACGTACCGGAGCGCTACGTACCAGTTATGCTTCTTACTGTCGGTAAAGCTGCTAAGCCTGCCCACCAGTCAGCCCGCTTTGAACTGGACCGTGTCGTTGTGAAAAATAGCTTCTAA
- a CDS encoding GNAT family N-acetyltransferase: MEFFTERLTIRMYRSEDLQDVFHIYNNEDTCKYLLHDKWTYENMQEKFNKKLENSVLTKDTTLSLAVVNQTQVIGDLSVWYTDMKDTVEIGYSFSDKFAGRGYASEAVGGLVSKLFDEFNVHRIQANLDARNKSSQKLCERIGMRKEAHFIQDFWNKDEWTDSIIYGMLLSDLG; encoded by the coding sequence TTGGAATTTTTTACTGAGAGATTAACAATTAGGATGTATCGGAGTGAAGACTTGCAAGATGTATTCCATATTTACAATAACGAGGATACATGTAAATATCTCTTGCATGATAAATGGACATATGAAAATATGCAGGAAAAATTCAATAAAAAGTTAGAAAACAGTGTACTCACAAAAGATACAACTTTAAGTTTGGCTGTAGTAAACCAAACTCAAGTAATAGGTGATTTATCTGTGTGGTATACAGATATGAAAGATACTGTTGAAATTGGCTATAGCTTTTCTGACAAATTCGCAGGAAGGGGTTACGCATCAGAAGCAGTTGGTGGTTTAGTCAGTAAGTTATTTGATGAGTTTAATGTTCATCGTATACAAGCCAACCTTGATGCAAGAAATAAATCATCACAAAAATTGTGTGAACGTATAGGGATGAGAAAAGAAGCCCATTTCATTCAGGATTTTTGGAATAAGGATGAATGGACAGATAGCATTATATATGGAATGCTGCTTTCGGACTTAGGCTAA
- a CDS encoding DinB family protein has product MVDYKIKTNDSFTEKVGELVCMLEHSREVTLHDISQLNQSELDCLPHDSSNSIGSLLLHIASIEFVHQVISFEERDLTKDEYLKWGPALEIGDKAREVIRNHSIDYYLDELSRVRENTLTYLKSKKDSWLFEENKWGNGVPYNNYYLWFHVMEDEINHRGQIRTIKRLLRHK; this is encoded by the coding sequence ATGGTTGATTATAAAATAAAAACAAATGATAGCTTTACTGAAAAAGTTGGGGAACTTGTATGTATGCTTGAACATTCGAGGGAAGTTACATTGCATGATATCTCACAACTAAATCAAAGCGAGTTAGATTGTTTACCACATGATAGTTCAAATTCAATAGGTTCTCTTTTACTACATATTGCATCAATTGAGTTTGTTCATCAAGTTATCTCGTTTGAAGAGAGAGATTTAACAAAAGATGAATACTTAAAGTGGGGACCAGCTTTAGAAATAGGAGATAAGGCAAGAGAAGTGATTAGAAATCATTCTATTGATTATTATTTAGATGAACTATCACGAGTTAGAGAAAATACACTCACATATCTGAAATCAAAAAAAGATAGCTGGTTATTTGAAGAGAATAAATGGGGTAATGGAGTTCCTTATAATAACTATTATTTATGGTTTCACGTTATGGAGGACGAAATAAATCATCGAGGACAGATTAGAACAATCAAGAGACTGTTACGACATAAGTAA
- a CDS encoding IS1595 family transposase yields the protein MTTYTTMNLLTFQKQFATEEACHDQLFQLKWPNGFACEKCDHQECYVTNTRKLKLYECKDCRYQSTVTVGTIMEKTRTDLSKWFLAIYLVASDKRGVSAMKIAKEVEVTYKTAWLMLHKIRRAMKMRDANYKLAGIVEMDDALFGAPREGGKRGRGTKKTKVLIGLSLNRKGHPLFLKMEVVPNIKSQTLIGFAERHIQDGSVISSDAYHSYRKLEEQGYTHEYHVYNPKKNPDHLRWLHTVLSNAKALVGGAFHGLGSRHLQAYLDEFCYRFNRRRHEDQLFSRLLHHCVGTKTITHRELVRS from the coding sequence ATGACCACGTACACGACTATGAATCTACTCACGTTTCAAAAGCAGTTCGCCACAGAAGAGGCCTGTCATGATCAGTTGTTCCAGTTAAAATGGCCAAACGGGTTCGCATGTGAAAAGTGCGATCATCAAGAATGTTATGTTACCAATACACGTAAGCTCAAGCTATACGAATGCAAGGATTGCCGTTACCAATCGACGGTAACGGTTGGCACTATCATGGAGAAAACGAGAACCGACTTATCCAAATGGTTCCTCGCGATCTATCTCGTCGCCTCCGATAAAAGAGGGGTGTCGGCCATGAAGATAGCCAAAGAAGTGGAAGTCACGTATAAAACCGCATGGCTCATGCTTCATAAAATCAGACGGGCCATGAAAATGCGAGACGCAAACTATAAATTAGCAGGTATCGTTGAGATGGACGATGCGTTATTTGGAGCACCTAGAGAAGGTGGAAAAAGAGGTCGGGGCACGAAGAAAACAAAGGTCTTGATCGGATTATCGTTAAACAGAAAAGGACACCCACTGTTTTTAAAGATGGAAGTCGTCCCAAATATCAAAAGCCAAACGTTAATTGGCTTTGCCGAACGTCACATCCAAGATGGATCAGTGATTAGCAGCGACGCGTACCATTCTTATCGAAAACTGGAAGAGCAAGGGTACACGCACGAATACCATGTCTATAACCCAAAGAAAAATCCTGATCACCTTCGCTGGCTCCATACGGTGTTATCCAATGCTAAAGCACTTGTAGGCGGGGCGTTTCATGGCTTGGGTTCCAGGCACCTTCAAGCGTACCTGGATGAATTCTGTTACCGATTTAATCGAAGAAGGCATGAAGATCAATTGTTTAGTCGGCTGCTTCACCATTGTGTGGGGACGAAAACAATTACCCATCGTGAACTCGTGAGATCATGA
- a CDS encoding sulfite exporter TauE/SafE family protein yields MIVELILLFLIILVGGFVQGASGFGLGLVVMGFLPLLLSIKESTLLVMVLLLVASLTIMRKVYKHILLKGLLIVIVSAIVGRIGAYYVLTTYGEMEVLKQWLGFFLIAMVLYLIVTSKTKPKETYHPLIPIILGTLGGFVGGVFAVGGPFFVFYFLMVYRDKRHYNANLQVIVIVTSVMSLSLHGLSGDFYPEFTLYVIVGVASALIGTHLGMKWFERLPSNVIRTFAMILVFMAGINLIIFSA; encoded by the coding sequence GTGATTGTCGAACTTATTTTGCTGTTTCTTATTATCCTCGTTGGAGGCTTTGTCCAGGGGGCAAGCGGCTTCGGCCTTGGTCTCGTAGTTATGGGATTTCTGCCTCTTCTTCTTTCCATAAAAGAAAGTACTCTCCTTGTCATGGTGCTGCTTCTTGTAGCGTCATTGACGATTATGAGAAAAGTGTACAAGCATATACTGCTTAAAGGACTGCTTATCGTCATCGTTTCTGCCATCGTTGGAAGAATCGGTGCTTATTATGTACTTACTACCTACGGTGAAATGGAAGTGCTCAAGCAGTGGCTCGGGTTCTTTTTAATCGCCATGGTCCTCTATCTGATCGTAACGAGCAAAACGAAGCCAAAGGAAACCTATCACCCGTTAATTCCGATTATTCTCGGTACCCTGGGCGGATTTGTAGGGGGAGTGTTTGCGGTCGGCGGCCCGTTTTTTGTGTTTTATTTCCTCATGGTGTACAGAGACAAACGCCATTACAATGCAAATCTGCAGGTGATCGTGATTGTCACGAGCGTCATGTCTCTTTCCTTGCACGGATTGAGCGGAGACTTCTATCCGGAATTTACACTTTATGTGATCGTCGGGGTTGCCAGTGCTTTAATCGGAACCCATCTTGGGATGAAGTGGTTTGAGAGACTACCAAGTAACGTGATCCGGACCTTTGCCATGATTCTTGTCTTCATGGCGGGAATCAATTTAATTATCTTTTCAGCGTAA